The Nitrosospira lacus genome window below encodes:
- a CDS encoding SH3 domain-containing protein, which yields MKGFSIQMGRLCWLPQIGARRVLGWIILLVLGLNMIGCSILLKSQPEPPPVAPPESGLKEHQEIERMQKLLMEKEAEKEVQQQEIERLQKIVAEKEAQLRVQQARQQDQAKTLQETSSQAVHAQVKLRRLATRPAAASTIAEAEVAMENLKSSQFTESEQVVQSQAQRLLNTAAASYAEDNYVVAMEYAAYARGFIDMIKNNRAIKMSDSRRVITPFEVPIPLRAATNSNLRQNPALSAAVLGVVKKDSPIIAEAYQGDWLRIQTADRLSGWVLNTLVEAQVGK from the coding sequence GTGAAAGGATTTTCGATACAGATGGGCAGGCTATGCTGGTTGCCACAGATTGGAGCAAGGCGGGTGCTGGGCTGGATAATTCTGCTGGTGCTGGGTTTGAACATGATTGGATGCAGTATCCTTCTGAAATCGCAGCCGGAGCCGCCGCCTGTCGCCCCCCCGGAGTCCGGCTTGAAGGAACATCAGGAAATTGAACGCATGCAAAAGCTGCTGATGGAAAAGGAGGCAGAAAAAGAAGTGCAGCAACAGGAAATCGAACGCCTGCAAAAGATAGTGGCGGAGAAAGAGGCGCAGCTCCGCGTTCAACAAGCCCGGCAGCAGGATCAGGCCAAGACTTTGCAGGAGACAAGCAGTCAGGCTGTTCATGCCCAGGTGAAGCTTCGGCGGTTGGCCACACGGCCCGCCGCCGCCTCGACAATTGCGGAGGCCGAGGTCGCCATGGAAAACTTGAAGTCATCCCAATTCACAGAGTCCGAGCAGGTGGTGCAGAGCCAGGCACAGCGTCTCTTGAACACCGCCGCCGCGTCCTATGCGGAAGATAATTATGTCGTGGCCATGGAGTATGCCGCATATGCCCGCGGATTTATCGATATGATAAAGAATAATCGTGCTATCAAGATGTCGGATTCGCGCCGTGTGATAACGCCGTTTGAGGTACCCATCCCGTTGCGTGCCGCGACCAATAGCAATCTGCGTCAGAATCCGGCGCTCAGCGCGGCGGTGCTGGGTGTTGTGAAGAAAGATTCCCCGATAATCGCAGAGGCGTATCAGGGTGACTGGCTGCGAATTC
- the serB gene encoding phosphoserine phosphatase SerB yields the protein MNLIIQGSDIANHDLRELAKLAGANQIERITGEAFRLKNASQREHIAEYCAGAELDFAFVEQTAPLGDFGLVAMDMDSTLLAIESIDEVADMHGVKPQVSEITLRTMRGEIVFAESLRQRTALLQGLDQDALQRVYDERVQLSPGAEKMLQHMKSAGLKTMVISGGFTFFTDRIKTKLGFDYTAANTLEIVNGKLTGKVLGEIIGSQGKADVLKRVREELGLKREQVIAIGDGANDLRMLEEAGVSIAYHAKPIVQEKATYAINHVGLDGVVNLFG from the coding sequence ATGAACCTCATTATCCAGGGCTCTGACATAGCTAACCATGATTTAAGAGAATTGGCAAAGCTTGCTGGCGCTAACCAGATCGAGCGCATCACCGGCGAAGCATTCCGGCTAAAAAATGCGAGCCAACGGGAGCACATCGCCGAATACTGTGCTGGCGCCGAACTGGACTTCGCTTTCGTTGAGCAAACGGCGCCTCTCGGGGATTTTGGCCTGGTGGCGATGGATATGGACTCCACGTTGCTTGCGATCGAATCCATCGACGAAGTAGCCGATATGCATGGTGTGAAGCCACAAGTATCCGAAATTACCCTGAGAACCATGCGGGGCGAAATCGTCTTTGCCGAGAGCTTGAGACAACGCACCGCATTGCTGCAAGGACTGGACCAGGATGCGTTGCAACGAGTTTACGACGAGCGCGTGCAATTAAGTCCCGGCGCGGAAAAGATGCTGCAACACATGAAGTCGGCGGGCCTCAAAACGATGGTCATTTCCGGGGGATTCACATTTTTTACCGATAGAATAAAAACAAAATTGGGATTCGATTATACGGCCGCCAATACACTTGAAATTGTGAATGGAAAACTTACTGGCAAGGTACTGGGTGAGATTATTGGCTCGCAGGGAAAAGCCGACGTGCTCAAACGCGTGCGCGAGGAGTTGGGATTGAAGCGGGAGCAAGTGATCGCCATCGGTGATGGCGCCAACGATCTTAGGATGCTGGAGGAAGCTGGCGTGAGTATTGCTTATCATGCCAAGCCCATCGTGCAGGAAAAGGCGACTTATGCGATCAATCATGTCGGCCTCGACGGAGTGGTTAATTTGTTTGGCTAA
- the purT gene encoding formate-dependent phosphoribosylglycinamide formyltransferase: MTKPLIIGTPLSPAATKVMLLGSGELGKEVIIALQRLGIETIAVDRYVNAPGHQVAHRAHVVNMADGAGLRKLIEQEQPQFIVPEIEAIDTGMLVEIERMGIARVIPTARAAQLTMHREGIRRLAVETLGLPASSYAFASSLKELRAAIEKGIGYPCIVKPVMSSSGKGQSKIDSTEEVETAWNYAASGSRVDQGRVIVESFIDFDYEITQLTVRAMNANGDIETHFCEPIGHIQIHGDYVESWQPQTMSLLALQRARYIAEKITDNLGGLGIFGVELFVKGDDVWFSEVSPRPHDTGMVTMCSQFQNEFELHARAILGLPVNTDLRAPGASAVIYGQLDQKAIAFSGVDEALRVPQSDLRLFGKPESFINRRMGVALANGVDTVEARFRAKLAASRVMAVKNTA; the protein is encoded by the coding sequence ATGACTAAACCGCTTATTATCGGTACCCCGCTGAGTCCCGCTGCTACAAAGGTGATGTTGTTGGGCAGTGGTGAGCTCGGCAAGGAGGTCATTATTGCATTGCAACGCCTTGGCATAGAAACCATCGCCGTTGATCGCTATGTGAATGCGCCCGGCCATCAGGTGGCGCACCGCGCGCATGTAGTCAATATGGCGGATGGCGCCGGGCTGCGTAAACTGATAGAACAGGAGCAGCCGCAATTTATCGTACCCGAAATCGAGGCGATCGACACCGGCATGCTGGTAGAAATCGAACGGATGGGCATAGCACGCGTCATTCCGACAGCACGCGCCGCGCAACTCACCATGCATCGTGAAGGAATCCGCCGTCTTGCGGTTGAAACGCTGGGCTTGCCAGCGTCATCGTATGCCTTTGCCAGCAGCCTGAAAGAATTGCGCGCGGCGATTGAAAAAGGCATCGGTTATCCTTGCATAGTGAAACCGGTGATGTCTTCTTCCGGCAAGGGTCAATCGAAAATTGATAGTACAGAAGAAGTAGAGACCGCGTGGAACTACGCCGCCAGTGGCAGCAGAGTTGATCAGGGACGGGTAATTGTCGAGAGTTTCATCGATTTCGATTACGAAATAACACAGCTTACCGTACGTGCGATGAATGCGAATGGTGACATCGAGACACATTTTTGTGAGCCTATTGGTCATATTCAGATTCACGGCGATTATGTGGAAAGCTGGCAACCGCAGACAATGTCGCTGCTTGCGCTGCAACGTGCGCGTTACATTGCCGAAAAGATCACTGATAACCTCGGAGGTCTGGGTATTTTTGGTGTAGAACTATTTGTTAAAGGCGACGATGTCTGGTTCAGCGAGGTCAGCCCGCGCCCGCATGATACCGGCATGGTAACGATGTGCAGTCAGTTTCAGAACGAATTCGAGCTTCATGCCCGTGCCATACTTGGTCTTCCAGTGAATACCGATTTGCGCGCGCCGGGTGCGAGTGCCGTGATTTACGGGCAGTTGGATCAGAAGGCTATCGCGTTTAGTGGCGTGGACGAAGCATTGCGTGTACCGCAAAGTGACTTGCGTCTATTCGGTAAGCCGGAATCGTTCATCAATCGTCGCATGGGCGTGGCGCTGGCGAATGGTGTCGATACTGTCGAGGCAAGATTCCGTGCAAAACTTGCGGCCAGCCGGGTGATGGCGGTAAAAAATACCGCTTAA